The proteins below come from a single Solea solea chromosome 6, fSolSol10.1, whole genome shotgun sequence genomic window:
- the lrrn2 gene encoding leucine-rich repeat neuronal protein 2, with the protein MRPTLVLLQSQCFLCVFFGVCVPGVAGSLPHTLPWHVSCPAQCVCQIKPWFSPDSVYNEAPTVDCNDLLLTKLPSPVPLNTHTLRLQSNLLSEIDSEVLHRLPNLTDLYLSQNHFSHVRTITQSSLLPSLLSLHLEENNLSHLPESSFSSLPALRELFLSHNNLHSIAPGAFSGLDFLLRLHINNNLLSTINPRWFRALPRLEVLMLGGNPVEALPEKGFLALKSLRSLVLGGMGLRGLAEKALEGLDGLESLSFYDNLLTKVPTQALRRVPGLKFLDLNKNRIKLIETGDFRDMAHLKELGLNNMEELVSIEKAALENLPELTKLEITNNPRLSYIHPQAFLRLNRLESLMLNSNSLSALHQHIMVSLPRLQEVSLHSNPLRCDCLFHWAADVASHSHTERDTQTDKDSARIVRFIQPQATLCSEPPELKARRVREVSTREMSATCLPMIPTGSLPSYVRVRAGGKLVLHCRGLADPQPEMYWVTPSGLRIGPAPSLSTKGLPATTEGFNLTSSSSQVQSDTPCNPSKNYKLLPEGTLEITKVTPSDAGLYTCVAENVLGADTHTVTVDVHSREKKRKAGMSATLKRFALFSKDVRVEVKEVGQYYAILSWQSGRNLPSTRLSWQAIHSNTHTPIYTTRVLAGTQSFNLTHLQAETFYRVCLHLGITKDARHSNGRSKANRNPQCVSFKTKYVPEPEPSLRLSPELTSTAVTFMLLTVILLLLVGQSRDSPPNNEAGKLHGTLLQKIPNPKALIINLNTEGNKEHQSKQDEKLLLYDDC; encoded by the coding sequence ATGAGGCCGACATTAGTGcttttacagtcacagtgtttcctgtgtgtgttttttggtgtgtgtgtgcccggTGTTGCGGGCTCACTACCTCACACACTACCATGGCACGTCTCCTGCCCGGCGCAGTGCGTGTGCCAGATCAAGCCGTGGTTCTCCCCCGATTCTGTGTATAATGAAGCTCCCACTGTGGACTGCAATGACCTGCTATTGACCAAGCTCCCCTCACCCGTACCCTTGAACACCCACACCCTACGCCTACAGAGTAACCTCCTGTCTGAGATCGACTCTGAGGTCCTGCACCGACTCCCAAACCTCACAGACCTTTACCTTTCCCAGAATCACTTCAGCCATGTCAGGACAATAACTCAGAGCTCCTTGTTGCCCTCTCTGCTGTCTCTACACCTGGAAGAAAACAATCTCAGTCACCTCCCGGAGTCCTCTTTCTCGTCACTGCCAGCTTTGCGAGAGCTATTTCTCAGCCACAACAACTTACACTCAATTGCCCCTGGAGCCTTTAGTGGTCTGGACTTTCTACTACGCcttcacatcaacaacaatctGCTCAGCACCATTAATCCTCGATGGTTCAGGGCTTTGCCACGTTTAGAAGTTCTCATGCTTGGGGGAAACCCTGTTGAGGCCCTTCCTGAAAAAGGGTTCCTGGCTCTAAAATCCCTCCGGAGTCTTGTTCTTGGTGGTATGGGTCTGAGAGGATTGGCAGAAAAGGCATTGGAGGGGTTGGACGGCCTGGAGAGCCTCTCCTTCTACGATAACTTGTTGACCAAGGTTCCCACACAGGCCCTGAGAAGAGTGCCAGGACTGAAGTTCCTCGACCTCAATAAGAACCGCATCAAACTGATCGAAACCGGAGATTTCCGAGACATGGCCCACCTGAAGGAGCTTGGCCTGAACAACATGGAGGAGCTTGTTTCCATTGAGAAAGCTGCTCTGGAGAATCTACCAGAACTCACCAAGCTGGAGATCACTAACAATCCACGTCTGTCTTACATTCACCCACAGGCTTTCCTCCGGCTGAACAGGCTAGAGAGCCTTATGCTCAACTCCAACTCTCTCAGTGCCCTGCACCAGCACATCATGGTTTCTCTACCCCGCCTTCAGGAAGTCAGCCTGCACTCCAACCCTCTCCGATGTGACTGCCTGTTTCACTGGGCTGCGGACGTAgcttctcactctcacactgagagagacacacaaaccgATAAAGACAGTGCTCGGATTGTGCGTTTCATCCAACCTCAGGCTACCTTGTGCTCAGAACCACCAGAGCTCAAAGCTCGTAGGGTGAGGGAGGTgtctaccagggaaatgtcagCCACCTGCCTCCCCATGATCCCCACAGGCTCCCTTCCATCCTATGTAAGAGTAAGAGCCGGAGGCAAACTGGTTTTACACTGTAGAGGTCTTGCAGATCCACAGCCTGAAATGTACTGGGTGACACCCTCTGGGTTGAGAATTGGTCCTGCACCCAGCCTGTCAACCAAAGGTTTACCAGCAACGACTGAAGGATTCAACCTCACATCTTCCTCTAGCCAGGTTCAAAGTGACACTCCCTGCAACCCCTCCAAAAACTACAAGCTTCTGCCTGAGGGAACTCTGGAGATCACCAAGGTTACTCCCAGTGATGCAGGACTTTACACCTGCGTGGCTGAGAATGTGCTCGGAGCCGATacacacactgttactgttGACGTGcacagcagagaaaagaaaaggaaagcagGAATGTCTGCTACTCTGAAGAGATTTGCTTTATTCAGCAAGGATGTCAGggtggaggtgaaggaggtCGGACAATACTATGCTATCCTGTCCTGGCAGAGTGGGCGCAACCTCCCATCAACGCGCCTTTCCTGGCAAGCCATACACTCCAACACCCACACTCCGATATACACCACACGTGTCCTGGCCGGCACGCAGAGTTTCAACCTGACCCACCTGCAAGCAGAGACCTTTTACAGAGTGTGTCTACATCTAGGGATCACTAAGGACGCCAGGCATTCCAACGGGAGATCAAAAGCTAACAGAAATCCTCAGTGTGTTTCATTCAAGACAAAGTATGTCCCAGAGCCCGAGCCCAGCCTGCGGCTCAGCCCAGAGCTGACCTCCACTGCAGTTACATTCATGCTCCTCACGGTCATACTGTTGCTGCTGGTAGGCCAGAGCCGGGACAGTCCACCCAATAATGAGGCGGGGAAGCTACACGGTACCCTCCTGCAGAAAATCCCAAACCCCAAGGCTCTGATCATCAATCTGAACACCGAGGGAAACAAAGAGCATCAGTCAAAGCAGGATGAGAAACTGCTGTTGTATGATGACTGCTGA